The following coding sequences lie in one Sorghum bicolor cultivar BTx623 chromosome 6, Sorghum_bicolor_NCBIv3, whole genome shotgun sequence genomic window:
- the LOC8080358 gene encoding ferric reduction oxidase 7, chloroplastic has product MAHEREPLLQQRQTGVGNAAAGAKGSSSAPAPAASAALPSLARTVLKFLMWAVFLTWAAGIFLYPTKPVQAVFTKWVRLSKESMFGIAGGIFLAFSAPILIIALLAYVYISFFPSERVVEKKKLRSLSFRLWTFPVLVDGPFGVVSAAEFIGIVLFIIFVVYSMTYYAVESVSLVSKFDLPSMTQSELILDVIGARFGAVGLFCMLFLFLPVARGSVLLRLIDIPFEHATRYHVWLGHLTMALFTLHGLFFVISWSMEGRLREEMREWNETGVANLPGVISLAAGLLMWVTSLHPVRKRFFELFFYTHQLYVIFIVFLAFHVGNFLFSISAGVVFLFMLDRFLRFWQSRAKVDIISAACRPCGTVELVFSKPPGLRYNALSFIFIQVRELSFLQWHPFSVSSSPMDGRYHMSVLIKILGTWTEKLRSIITDVQDKNRGDSELQCGRMTACVEGPYGHESPYHLMYENLILVAGGIGISPFLAILSDIIHRIEEGKQCMPKNVLVLWSVKKSKELSLLSAVDAQTISSSVSDRLKLDIQAFVTQESLPPLEDGIVVDDRKVPGMFVKNGSTMSGLVGTGDNFWAAMYFLASTLGFLLAFTLVEAYYVKPHNVVAWWYRSLLFMLCMVAGVALPGGLVVLLWHLSEKQRMEGDKWDAAADSQSPRAEQTGPAAAAGGGDDDAVPGVSLAALRTTRYGCRPNFEAEFAAFAERAGDAADVGVLVCGPPGLQTSVARECRARNLRRRGGGGAEKSRSSAVFHFNSHSFDL; this is encoded by the exons ATGGCCCACGAGCGGGAGCCGCTCCTGCAGCAACGACAGACCGGCGTCGGCAATGCCGCCGCCGGTGCTAAGGGCTCGTcctcggcgccggcgccggcggcctcTGCCGCGCTGCCGTCGCTGGCTAGGACCGTGCTCAAGTTCCTGATGTGGGCGGTGTTCCTCACCTGGGCCGCGGGGATCTTCCTGTACCCGACCAAGCCCGTGCAGGCAGTGTTCACGAAGTGGGTCAGGCTCAGCAAGGAGTCCATGTTCGGCATCGCCG GGGGTATTTTCCTGGCCTTCAGCGCGCCCATTCTGATCATTGCGCTTCTGGCATATGTCTACATCTCATTCTTCCCGAGTGAGCGTGTGGTGga AAAAAAGAAGCTGCGGTCACTGAGTTTCAGGCTCTGGACTTTCCCTGTTCTTGTAGACGGCCCCTTTGGAGTTGTCTCTGCAGCTGAGTTCATCGGAATTGTCCTGTTTATAATTTTTGTTGTCTACTCAATGACCTATTATGCCGTGGAGAGCGTGAGCCTTGTCTCAAAATTTGACCTTCCATCAATGACTCAGAG TGAATTGATACTGGATGTCATTGGCGCCCGTTTTGGGGCGGTTGGGTTGTTCTGCATGCTCTTCCTCTTCCTGCCAGTCGCAAGAGGCTCAGTTCTCCTCCGGCTTATCGATATTCCATTTGAGCATGCTACAAGATACCACGTCTGGTTGGGTCATCTCACTATGGCTCTCTTTACATTGCATGGCTTGTTCTTTGTGATCTCATGGTCCATGGAAGGGCGCCTCCGTGAAGAA ATGAGAGAATGGAATGAAACTGGAGTAGCAAACCTGCCTGGTGTGATCAGCTTGGCAGCCGGCCTACTTATGTGGGTGACATCACTTCACCCAGTGAGGAAGAGGTTCTTTGAGCTCTTCTTCTACACCCACCAGCTCTACGTCATCTTCATCGTGTTCTTGGCGTTCCATGTCGGCAACTTCCTCTTCAGTATTTCGGCCGGGGTTGTGTTCCTCTTCATGCTCGACCGCTTTTTAAGGTTCTGGCAGTCAAGGGCCAAAGTTGACATCATTTCAGCCGCCTGCCGCCCATGTGGGACGGTGGAGCTAGTATTTTCAAAACCACCAG GCCTCCGCTACAATGCTTTGAGTTTCATCTTCATTCAAGTGCGCGAGCTATCGTTCTTGCAGTGGCATCCGTTCAGTGTATCTTCAAGTCCCATGGATGGGAGATACCACATGTCGGTTCTCATAAAAATACTCGGCACATGGACTGAAAAACTGAGGAGCATCATCACCGATGTCCAGGACAAGAACAGGGGTGACTCTGAGTTGCAATGCGGACGCATGACAGCCTGCGTGGAAGGCCCGTATGGGCATGAATCACCCTACCACTTGAT GTACGAGAATCTCATCTTGGTGGCAGGAGGCATTGGAATATCGCCGTTCTTGGCGATCTTGAGCGACATAATCCACAGGATCGAGGAGGGCAAGCAATGCATGCCCAAGAACGTGCTGGTCCTTTGGTCAGTCAAGAAGTCCAAGGAGCTTTCTCTCTTGTCCGCTGTTGATGCTCAGACCATCAGTTCATCTGTCTCGGACAGGTTGAAACTGGACATCCAGGCCTTCGTGACTCAAGAATCCTTGCCCCCATTG GAGGACGGCATCGTCGTGGACGACCGCAAAGTCCCTGGCATGTTCGTCAAGAACGGTTCGACCATGTCTGGTCTGGTCGGCACCGGGGACAACTTCTGGGCGGCCATGTACTTCCTGGCGTCCACGCTCGGCTTCCTCCTGGCGTTCACCCTGGTGGAGGCTTACTACGTGAAGCCGCACAACGTGGTGGCGTGGTGGTACCGGAGCCTCCTGTTCATGCTGTGCATGGTTGCCGGCGTCGCCCTACCCGGCGGCCTCGTGGTTCTCCTGTGGCATCTGTCGGAGAAGCAGAGGATGGAGGGCGACAAGTGGGACGCCGCCGCCGATTCCCAGTCACCGCGCGCCGAGCAGACAGGCCCCGCGGCTGCGGCAGGTGGCGGTGACGACGACGCTGTCCCCGGCGTCAGCCTCGCCGCCCTGCGGACGACCCGGTACGGGTGCCGGCCGAACTTCGAAG CGGAGTTCGCGGCGTTCGCGGAGCGCGCCGGGGACGCGGCGGACGTGGGCGTGCTGGTGTGCGGACCGCCGGGGCTGCAGACGAGCGTGGCGAGGGAGTGCAGGGCGCGGAacctccgccgccgcggcggcggcggggcggaGAAGAGCAGGAGCAGCGCGGTCTTCCATTTCAACAGCCACAGCTTCGACCTCTAA
- the LOC8075860 gene encoding PHD finger protein ALFIN-LIKE 7 — MDGSGSAAIFPNTRTPEDVFTDFRARRAGILKALTTDVEKFYKLCDPEKENLCLYGLSNETWEVTVPAEEVPPELPEPALGINFARDGMPEKDWLSLVAVHSDAWLIAVAFYFGARFGFDKDARRRLYMMINNHPTVFEVVTGIGKKQPKAPSSNGKTKSSSKKPNSNSKPAKQPLPKQEQQIIKEDGGDKDQAYLCGTCGGRYSNEEFWIGCDICEKWYHGDCVRITPARADYIKQYKCPACSNKRSRE, encoded by the exons ATGGACGGGTCCGGTTCGGCCGCCATCTTCCCGAACACGCGCACCCCCGAGGATGTCTTCACGGATTTCCGCGCCCGCCGTGCCGGCATTCTCAAGGCACTCACCACCG ATGTGGAGAAGTTCTACAAGTTGTGCGACCCAG agAAGGAGAACTTGTGCCTCTATGGACTATCTAATGAAACCTGGGAAGTGACCGTTCCTGCTGAGGAAGTTCCTCCAGAACTACCAGAGCCCGCACTGGGAATAAACTTTGCTCGTGATGGAATGCCAGAGAAAGATTGGCTCTCGCTGGTAGCTGTGCACAGTGATGCATGGTTGATTGCTGTGGCATTTTACTTTGGGGCTCGCTTCGGATTTGATAAAGATGCCAG GAGACGGCTCTACATGATGATAAATAATCATCCCACTGTATTTGAAGTTGTGACAGGAATTGGGAAGAAGCAACCAAAAGCCCCCAGCTCAAATGGCAAAACCAAGTCGAGTTCTAAG AAACCCAATTCTAACAGCAAGCCAGCAAAGCAGCCTCTGCCAAAGCAGGAGCAACAGATCATCAAAGAAGATGGAGGCGACAAGGATCAAGCTTACCTGTGCGGTACATGTGGAGGGAGGTATTCTAATGAAGAATTCTGGATTGGCTGTGACATTTGCGAGAAGTGGTACCATGGTGACTGTGTCCGCATCACACCTGCGAGGGCAGACTACATCAAGCAGTACAAATGCCCCGCTTGCAGCAACAAGAGAAGCAGAGAGTGA